Below is a window of Tautonia rosea DNA.
CGGAGGGCGATCTCGTCGAAGGTGAGCCCCTCGCGACGGAGGCGGAGGGCCTCGGTCTCCCAGCCCGACCGTCCCGCGGTGAGCTGATCCATGCAGTCCTGCTCTTGCAGATTCTGGCTGGGGGTTGGGTCGGCGGAGGGCACATCTCGGGGCTCGTCGCGGTTGCCGCGACGAACGTAGAGCGGCTCCTCGCGTCGAAGGTCGTATTTCTGCGTCCGGGTGCGCCGCCGGTACTCCTCGTGAACCTTGTTCCAGGCCACACCACTGAGATAGGCGCGGAGATGCTGCTGGTTCTCGAATCGGGACGGATCAACCCCGTCTCCGGCAAACACGCTGGCCCAGACAAGCTGCACGAAATCCATGGAATCGAACTGAGCCCGCAAGAGGCGAGGCAGCTGCCGTCGGACGGCGAGCCGCACATCGGCCTCGAACTCATTCAACAAAGTGTTGAGCGCGTGCTCGTCGCCGGCTTTGGCACGGGCGAT
It encodes the following:
- a CDS encoding RNA polymerase sigma factor translates to MNETTFADLIARAKAGDEHALNTLLNEFEADVRLAVRRQLPRLLRAQFDSMDFVQLVWASVFAGDGVDPSRFENQQHLRAYLSGVAWNKVHEEYRRRTRTQKYDLRREEPLYVRRGNRDEPRDVPSADPTPSQNLQEQDCMDQLTAGRSGWETEALRLRREGLTFDEIALRVGVHERSVRRLIDDARQRMEQRRWR